Within Amycolatopsis sp. cg5, the genomic segment TTGCGCGGGCCGGAAGCGCCGACGAAGAGCAGGTACTCCTTGGGCAGCTTCAGCCGTTCGCGGCGCTCGTCGCTCGGCGGGCGGGCGGTGAACCAGGCCGGGTCGACGCCGAGCGGGGTGACCTCGATCTTGCCTCGGTCGACGTCGAGGCGTTCCGCGACGACGTCGGCGACGGCGGCGGTCGGCGTGCAGATGATGTCCGCGCTCTTCGCGCCACGCCGCACGAGTGCGGGCAGCTCATGGTCGCTGGGCGCCAGTTCGCCTGGCACGTCGAGGAAAGCGAGATCGTGGATGGTCAGCACGCCCGCCGCGCGCAGCCTGCCGGGTAGCACGAAGTTGGTGCCGTGCACGACATCCGTCACGCCCGCGAACAGCTCGACCGGCGGGAACTGGGACCGCACCCAGGCCTTGCGCAGCAGCCGCGCGGCGACGGGGATGCCACGTGCCTGGGTGCCGTGCGGCAGCGCGTGGCGCAGTTTCCGCCAGCCGCGCAACGTGAACGCGACCGCGCGGATGTCCACTTCGGACGAGGAAGCGAGCTCTTCGGCGAGCGAGGCGGTGTACCGGCCGACGCCGGTGCGGGCGCCGAGCAGCGGGGTGCCGTCCAGCAGCACGCGCAAGGGACGGTCAGCCACGGCGCATCCTTTGCTTCGCGACCTTGAGCACCCGGCCGCCGACCCGGCGGGCGAGTTCCCTGGGGCCGCCGTCGGCCAGGTACTCCTTGATCAGTTCGACGTCGCGGCGTAAGAACTCCTTGCCGCGTAACGGTGCCGTGGTGACCAGGTCGGCCGAACCCGGCAGCCGGTCGGCGGCGGGGCGAGGGTCGCGGCAGAACTCGACGAGCGGTTTCAGCGCGGTCGGCCAGGCGTAGCGCTGGGCCACTTCGCCGATCCGCTCGACGCAGCCCTTGGCGAACTCGGTGTCGTACAAGGAAAGTTCCAGCGCGTCCGCCAGCGCGTCGGCGTCCTCGGCGGGAACGACGACACCGAGGCGCTCCTCGCGGACCAGGTCCGCGAACGCGTCGCCGTCGGTGGTGACGATCGGCAGCCCGGCCCACAGGTAGTCGAGCACCCTGGTGCGGAAGGCGAACGTGGTCTCGACGTGCTCGAAGTGCGTGGTGACACCGCAATCGGCGTCGAGCAGCCAGTTCTGCCGCTCCTCGAAGGGCACCCAGTGCTCGTTGAAGAAGACGTGCTTCCCGGTCAGGCCCAGTGAGTCCGAGAGCGCGATGGTGCGCGCGCCGATGTCCATTTCGGCCACTTCGGGGTTCGGGTGCTTCATCCCGAGGAACACGAGGCGGACGTCACCGCGGCGCTGCCGCAGCTTCTCCATCGCGCGGACCAGCGTCAGCGGGTCGAACCAGCTGTAGACGCCGCCGGCCCACAGGATGACGTGGTCGGTCTCGGAGACACCGTCCAAGGTCGCGCGCAGGCCGGGTCCGGTGCGCACGGGCGCTTCCGGTGACAGTCCAAAGGGGACGACCGCGAGCAGTGACTGTGTGGTCGGGTCCGCGTCGTACAGGCGCGGCGAAAGCCTGCCGAGCGCGGCGAGGTGGCCGAGCCAGAAGTGCCGCTGCCGCTCGGACGCGCACAGGAAGAAGTCACCGCGTTCGAGTTGCGCGTCGAGCACCTTGGTGACGCCGATCAGGTCGAGCGCGCGCTTGTCGTCGGCGACGCCCTTGCCCTGTTCCAGCAGCTCCAAGTGCATCGGGTCGTACAGGTCGGCGACCACGATCTTGGCCGAGTGCTGCTTCTTCAGCGACGGCGCGAGTTCGAGCACGTGACCCTGCAGGATCACGATGTCCGCCCACTCGATGGGCGCGGTCAGCTCGGTGCGCTTGGCCGCGCTCACCCGGAACGGCGCTGGCGGCGGCGACACCAGCGGGTTCGTGGTGACCAGGTGGACGTCGTGCTCGGCGCCGAGCGCGGCCGCGATGTTCCAGGCGCGGATCGCCGGACCGGCCATCCGCTCGGTGAGCGCGTCGCCGGTGATGACGAGAACCTTGCGGCGCTGGCCGAAAACGCCTTCGATGCCGAACGTCTCGACCAGGATCTCGTGCGCCGCCAGGTATCGCGGCAGCGGATACGCGGGCTCCAAAGCCTTGCGCAGCAAGGGG encodes:
- a CDS encoding glycosyltransferase family 4 protein, with translation MADRPLRVLLDGTPLLGARTGVGRYTASLAEELASSSEVDIRAVAFTLRGWRKLRHALPHGTQARGIPVAARLLRKAWVRSQFPPVELFAGVTDVVHGTNFVLPGRLRAAGVLTIHDLAFLDVPGELAPSDHELPALVRRGAKSADIICTPTAAVADVVAERLDVDRGKIEVTPLGVDPAWFTARPPSDERRERLKLPKEYLLFVGASGPRKGLDWLHRAHDAAPELPHLVFVGPGPFPLTDRSTHLGYLSEVDLRSVVAGASALVLPSRDEGFGLPILEAMACDVPVVCTDIPVLREVSGDCAGLVPYDDVDALAEALRTAVSDPHVVTTSAARRTHAAGFTWRHTAARTIKAYQRAANR
- a CDS encoding glycosyltransferase; the protein is MAQGETQPLVSVIVVNYRGAEDTSTCLRALSTEPDYPRLELICVDNTPGSDEAERIRAAFPQVKVIDSAENLGFAGGCNLGAKHTEGSVLAFLNNDARPAPGWVGAAVAELRAQPTVGAVASKVLDWDGTEADFVDGGLTWFGMGYKRHAGSPLAEVPSAEHEVAKDVLFATGSAMFVRASVFAELGGFDERFFMFYEDVDFGWRLNLRGWRVRYVPESLTYHRHHATMSTVDSPDSGRETFLLERNALAALYKNLSDETLAKVLPAALALAVRRATARGDLDATQLDLQKGQPLETDPVAIPRTTLAGMLAIDQFVELLPSLAESRAAEQAARVRTDADLIPLLRKALEPAYPLPRYLAAHEILVETFGIEGVFGQRRKVLVITGDALTERMAGPAIRAWNIAAALGAEHDVHLVTTNPLVSPPPAPFRVSAAKRTELTAPIEWADIVILQGHVLELAPSLKKQHSAKIVVADLYDPMHLELLEQGKGVADDKRALDLIGVTKVLDAQLERGDFFLCASERQRHFWLGHLAALGRLSPRLYDADPTTQSLLAVVPFGLSPEAPVRTGPGLRATLDGVSETDHVILWAGGVYSWFDPLTLVRAMEKLRQRRGDVRLVFLGMKHPNPEVAEMDIGARTIALSDSLGLTGKHVFFNEHWVPFEERQNWLLDADCGVTTHFEHVETTFAFRTRVLDYLWAGLPIVTTDGDAFADLVREERLGVVVPAEDADALADALELSLYDTEFAKGCVERIGEVAQRYAWPTALKPLVEFCRDPRPAADRLPGSADLVTTAPLRGKEFLRRDVELIKEYLADGGPRELARRVGGRVLKVAKQRMRRG